From a single Anaerolineales bacterium genomic region:
- the uvrC gene encoding excinuclease ABC subunit UvrC — MEISEKLQGILATLPTKPGCYIYRNAEGTIIYIGKAINIKNRVRSYFHADNSHDNKTRRLVRDIADIEWIVVGSELEALILEMNLIKKHRPKYNIRLKDDKRYPYIKIHWNEPFPKVTVTRQMEEDGSRYFGPYTSAWAVYQTLEVLRKIFPYLTCDREITGNDPRACLYYDIKLCTAPCIGAISKEGYRQMISDLMDFLSGHSEGIIQRLQQDMQKASDEMRFEKAAALRDQLKAMQTIIERQKIVFGSDYEDSDVIAMARTDGEACVQIFFIRGGKLIGREYFILEGTEDSADNEVMAEFVKQFYTEAANIPEQVMLPQEIEERKIIAQWLRSKRGGKKVELFVPNEGQPKDLVQMAAENASETLQALRAQWQADTHRQETALNELQTALKLSAPPNRIECYDVSHTQGVATVGAMIVFEQGVPAKSLYRKFNIESTSIGAPDDFASMEEMLTRRFRRWKGSQETEANVGSKKDASFSILPDLIIIDGGKGQLSRVVKVLEQFELFDKVHVVGLAKQEEEIFFPHRSEPLILPRHSQGLYLVQRIRDEAHRFGITAHRKKRSKLGLASQLDSIPGIGPTRRKALLKHFGSMDKIREASVEEIAAVKGMNESAAQSVKANLE, encoded by the coding sequence ATGGAAATTTCGGAGAAACTGCAAGGCATTCTCGCCACCCTGCCCACCAAACCGGGCTGTTATATCTATCGCAACGCCGAGGGAACGATCATCTACATCGGCAAAGCCATCAACATCAAGAACCGTGTACGGTCATATTTCCACGCGGATAACAGTCACGATAACAAGACCCGCCGCTTGGTGCGCGACATTGCGGACATCGAATGGATCGTGGTGGGATCAGAGCTTGAGGCGCTCATCCTTGAGATGAACCTCATCAAGAAACACCGCCCGAAGTACAACATCCGCCTGAAGGACGACAAGCGTTATCCGTATATAAAAATCCATTGGAACGAGCCATTCCCCAAAGTGACCGTCACCCGCCAAATGGAGGAGGATGGCTCACGCTATTTTGGCCCGTACACCTCGGCATGGGCGGTCTATCAGACGCTGGAAGTATTGCGCAAGATCTTCCCATATTTGACATGCGACCGCGAGATCACAGGGAACGATCCGCGCGCGTGTTTGTATTACGATATCAAATTATGCACCGCGCCATGCATCGGGGCGATCTCCAAGGAAGGCTACCGCCAGATGATCTCCGATCTGATGGATTTTCTGAGCGGTCACAGCGAGGGCATCATCCAGCGTTTGCAGCAGGATATGCAAAAAGCATCGGACGAGATGCGCTTCGAGAAAGCCGCCGCCCTGCGCGACCAACTCAAGGCAATGCAGACCATCATCGAGCGACAAAAGATCGTTTTCGGTTCGGATTACGAAGATTCGGATGTCATTGCGATGGCACGCACGGATGGAGAAGCCTGCGTGCAAATATTCTTCATCCGCGGCGGGAAGTTGATCGGACGCGAATATTTCATCCTTGAGGGCACCGAGGACAGCGCCGACAACGAAGTGATGGCGGAATTCGTCAAGCAGTTCTACACCGAAGCCGCGAACATCCCCGAACAAGTGATGCTGCCGCAGGAGATCGAAGAACGCAAGATCATCGCGCAATGGCTCAGGTCCAAGCGAGGCGGCAAAAAGGTGGAGTTGTTCGTCCCGAACGAAGGTCAGCCGAAGGATCTGGTACAAATGGCGGCGGAGAATGCATCCGAGACCTTGCAGGCGCTGCGCGCCCAATGGCAGGCGGATACGCATCGCCAGGAGACCGCGCTCAACGAATTGCAGACCGCGCTGAAATTATCCGCGCCGCCCAACCGCATCGAGTGTTATGATGTCAGCCACACGCAAGGCGTGGCAACCGTCGGCGCGATGATCGTCTTCGAGCAGGGCGTCCCTGCCAAAAGCCTGTACCGCAAGTTCAACATCGAGAGCACCAGCATCGGCGCGCCGGACGACTTCGCATCGATGGAAGAAATGCTCACGCGCCGCTTCCGGCGTTGGAAAGGCTCACAGGAAACCGAGGCAAATGTCGGCTCGAAAAAGGATGCGTCGTTCTCCATCCTGCCTGACCTGATCATCATCGACGGCGGAAAGGGTCAGCTCAGCCGCGTCGTCAAAGTCCTGGAGCAGTTCGAACTGTTCGACAAAGTCCACGTGGTGGGGCTCGCCAAGCAGGAGGAGGAGATCTTCTTCCCGCACAGGAGCGAACCGCTAATATTGCCCCGCCATTCGCAGGGACTGTATCTCGTGCAGAGGATCCGTGATGAGGCGCACCGTTTCGGGATCACGGCGCATCGAAAAAAACGCTCGAAGCTGGGTCTTGCCTCCCAGTTGGATTCCATCCCCGGAATTGGTCCAACAAGGCGGAAAGCGCTCTTGAAACATTTCGGTTCTATGGATAAGATTAGGGAAGCAAGTGTCGAAGAGATCGCGGCGGTGAAAGGCATGAACGAATCTGCCGCGCAAAGTGTAAAGGCGAATTTAGAATGA
- a CDS encoding carbohydrate ABC transporter permease, producing MRNISVLRQAFTQLALTVIGFFVILPIWGMIRLAFDGSLRGRPTEFLLLPKEWSFTAFLQVLDKPYQSVNFSTLLTNSIIVSLGAALIAVLLGVSLAYAFARFRFPSRQQGLFAILLTAFLPPVAFMTPLYILLSMLQIRTTLFALVIVYAAFAMPFCIWNMRAAFQAIPKEVEEAAFLDGAGDLGTFVNITLPLALPSIAVAALIAFLMAYSEFALGWLFVDKADNVTLAMSIYAIIQSQYSGGAQPWSYLGSLAIIMSIPVVVIFLILQRTLLERMMFGSVE from the coding sequence ATGCGTAACATTTCAGTCTTGAGACAGGCATTCACCCAACTGGCGCTGACGGTGATTGGATTCTTCGTCATCCTGCCGATCTGGGGCATGATCCGCCTCGCCTTCGACGGCTCCCTGCGCGGACGCCCGACCGAATTCCTGCTCCTGCCGAAGGAATGGTCGTTCACGGCGTTCCTGCAAGTGCTGGATAAACCTTATCAATCTGTAAATTTCTCCACACTGCTTACCAACAGCATAATCGTCTCCCTCGGCGCAGCGCTCATCGCTGTCCTTCTGGGTGTGAGTCTCGCCTACGCGTTCGCGCGCTTTCGCTTTCCCAGCCGCCAGCAGGGATTGTTCGCCATCCTGCTGACGGCTTTCCTGCCGCCCGTCGCCTTCATGACGCCGCTCTACATTCTGCTCAGCATGTTGCAGATCCGCACCACACTGTTCGCGCTGGTCATCGTCTATGCCGCGTTTGCCATGCCGTTCTGCATTTGGAACATGCGCGCCGCCTTCCAAGCCATCCCAAAGGAAGTGGAAGAAGCCGCCTTCCTCGACGGCGCGGGAGATTTGGGCACGTTCGTCAACATCACCCTGCCGCTCGCACTGCCATCCATTGCCGTGGCGGCGTTGATCGCCTTCCTGATGGCATATTCCGAATTCGCTCTCGGCTGGCTCTTCGTCGATAAAGCGGATAATGTCACACTTGCCATGTCCATTTACGCCATCATCCAATCGCAATATTCGGGCGGCGCGCAGCCGTGGAGCTACCTCGGCTCGCTCGCCATCATCATGTCCATCCCCGTCGTGGTCATCTTCCTTATCTTACAGCGCACCCTGCTCGAGCGCATGATGTTCGGATCGGTCGAATGA
- a CDS encoding response regulator: MKEVWIVDDDEEMGEAIGLMLQLLDYVPKRFPNPRPAAQALLAGKRPDLLILDINMPEVTGLDMLEFLRRRKEWKNLPIIMLSSEAADVMVDKALKLGADGYVMKPVTIEELEKAMSQAFYKHIMK, from the coding sequence ATGAAAGAAGTCTGGATCGTTGACGATGACGAGGAGATGGGCGAAGCGATTGGTTTGATGCTCCAATTGCTGGATTACGTCCCGAAGAGATTCCCCAACCCGCGCCCCGCGGCGCAGGCTTTGCTGGCGGGCAAACGCCCCGACCTGCTGATCCTCGACATCAACATGCCCGAAGTGACCGGGCTGGACATGCTCGAGTTCCTGCGCCGCCGCAAGGAATGGAAGAACCTGCCAATCATCATGCTTTCCTCGGAAGCCGCGGATGTGATGGTGGATAAGGCACTGAAGCTCGGCGCGGACGGGTACGTGATGAAGCCTGTTACAATCGAGGAACTCGAAAAGGCAATGTCGCAGGCGTTCTATAAACATATTATGAAGTGA
- a CDS encoding L-threonylcarbamoyladenylate synthase produces the protein MKTRILPASQIQAALEILQTGGIVAFPTDTVYGVGALAFDNAAIESIYTAKDRPVEKAIPVLIGDLSDLEKVANNIPDMALRFAARFWPGPLTCIVPKKQTLPPAVSATSTVAVRIPDHPDARALLRAAGPMAVTSANISGQPSPSTAQEVDEQLNGRIPLILDGGKTPGGVPSTLVDCTGDEPVILREGPISLDELRSLLV, from the coding sequence ATGAAGACGCGAATTCTCCCAGCCAGCCAGATCCAAGCCGCGCTTGAAATCCTGCAAACCGGCGGAATCGTCGCCTTCCCCACCGACACCGTTTACGGCGTCGGCGCGCTCGCCTTCGACAACGCCGCCATCGAAAGCATCTACACAGCAAAGGACCGCCCTGTCGAAAAAGCGATTCCCGTTTTGATCGGAGATTTGAGCGACCTCGAGAAAGTCGCGAATAACATCCCGGATATGGCTCTCCGTTTTGCCGCCCGCTTCTGGCCCGGACCTTTGACCTGCATCGTCCCCAAAAAGCAGACTCTCCCTCCAGCCGTCTCTGCCACTTCCACCGTTGCAGTCCGCATCCCCGACCATCCCGATGCGCGCGCCCTGCTGCGCGCCGCCGGACCGATGGCAGTCACTTCCGCAAATATTTCGGGACAGCCAAGCCCGTCCACTGCGCAGGAGGTCGACGAACAACTCAACGGGCGCATTCCGCTCATCCTCGATGGCGGCAAAACACCCGGCGGAGTCCCGTCCACACTGGTAGATTGCACAGGTGATGAACCTGTCATCCTGCGTGAAGGTCCGATCTCATTGGATGAATTGCGATCTTTGCTGGTTTAA
- a CDS encoding M24 family metallopeptidase encodes MKSDLDALMQARNLDAIIVLGNAEHNPPMYYLTGGGHVNKAVLIKKRGAAPVLYCNAMERDEAEKSGLKVVPLRTGAMEDFAKRPKELLNECGITGGRIGVFGHTDLGMSLYIIARIYAEIPEVEIVGENQDDSLFMFAMESKDDGEVTRIRKVGRVTVAVVEKVREYLTSCDVRDDEVLLKEDGSPLSVGDVHSKIRLWVTEMGADLPSGFIFAIGRDAGVPHSSGNPADLMRLGQTIVFDIYPAEAGGGYYYDFTRTWSLGYAAPEAQKMFDEVRDVYDKVIENIDMNAAFKDYQTFVCDAFNKNGHNTPMHTDGVVTEGYVHSLGHGIGLNLHERPWSRHTSSEDNRLKPGTVFTIEPGLYYPGKGMGFRIEDSFWMRPDGVVEKLADYPYDFVLQMKKWKKE; translated from the coding sequence ATGAAATCAGACCTTGATGCCCTCATGCAAGCCCGCAATCTGGATGCGATCATTGTGTTGGGAAACGCGGAGCACAATCCGCCCATGTATTATTTGACCGGCGGCGGACACGTCAATAAAGCTGTTTTGATCAAAAAACGCGGCGCAGCGCCTGTGCTGTATTGCAATGCGATGGAACGCGATGAAGCCGAGAAAAGCGGATTGAAAGTGGTGCCGCTGCGCACAGGCGCAATGGAGGATTTTGCAAAACGTCCCAAGGAACTGTTGAATGAGTGCGGCATCACCGGCGGGCGTATCGGCGTTTTCGGGCATACGGATTTGGGGATGTCACTGTATATCATTGCGCGGATCTATGCCGAAATTCCCGAAGTGGAGATCGTCGGCGAAAACCAGGACGATTCGCTCTTTATGTTTGCAATGGAATCCAAGGATGATGGCGAAGTGACGCGCATCCGCAAGGTCGGCCGGGTCACTGTCGCTGTTGTGGAAAAGGTCCGCGAGTATCTCACCTCCTGCGATGTGCGTGACGATGAAGTTCTGTTGAAGGAGGACGGCTCGCCGCTTTCCGTCGGTGACGTTCACTCGAAGATCCGCTTGTGGGTGACCGAAATGGGCGCAGACCTGCCCTCCGGTTTCATCTTCGCCATTGGGCGCGACGCGGGCGTGCCGCACTCCTCGGGTAATCCCGCCGATCTGATGCGGCTGGGACAAACGATCGTGTTTGACATTTATCCTGCCGAAGCGGGCGGCGGCTATTATTACGATTTCACCCGCACATGGAGTTTGGGATATGCTGCGCCGGAAGCGCAGAAAATGTTCGATGAGGTCAGGGACGTGTACGACAAGGTGATCGAAAACATCGATATGAATGCCGCCTTCAAGGATTATCAAACATTTGTTTGCGATGCATTTAACAAGAACGGGCACAATACCCCGATGCACACGGACGGCGTTGTGACCGAGGGATACGTCCATTCGTTGGGACATGGCATCGGCTTGAACCTCCACGAACGTCCGTGGAGCAGGCATACATCATCGGAAGATAACCGCCTGAAACCGGGAACGGTCTTTACCATCGAACCCGGCTTGTACTATCCCGGCAAAGGAATGGGATTCCGCATTGAAGATTCCTTCTGGATGCGCCCCGACGGTGTGGTGGAAAAACTTGCAGACTATCCGTATGATTTCGTCCTGCAGATGAAGAAGTGGAAGAAAGAATGA
- the prmC gene encoding peptide chain release factor N(5)-glutamine methyltransferase has protein sequence MNVGELIKAFLEEYQSETPELDVQLLLAHVTGQTRTWLFAHLDAPLTPSQLDSAQEAFAQLQAGTPLPYILGRWEFYGLDLDITPDVLIPRPETELLVEKAIKWLSTSPERRTVADIGTGSGAIAIAIAMHVPGVRILATDISYNALKVARHNAEKFHVHHRIDFLQCDLLPQHIDPLPTESHFDLICANLPYIPTETLHGLPIYEQEPTLALDGGADGLNVVRRLLQLAPDWLAPNGMMLLEIEATQGTKALSLAYDSFEEVRLQLHQDLAGHNRILEIVLP, from the coding sequence ATGAACGTCGGAGAACTCATCAAAGCCTTTTTGGAAGAATATCAAAGCGAAACGCCTGAACTGGATGTGCAACTCCTGCTCGCGCATGTGACAGGACAGACGCGCACATGGCTGTTCGCACACCTCGATGCGCCTCTGACGCCATCCCAGCTTGATTCAGCACAGGAAGCCTTCGCCCAACTCCAGGCAGGGACTCCGCTGCCGTACATCCTCGGTCGCTGGGAATTCTATGGTCTCGACCTCGACATCACCCCGGATGTATTGATCCCGAGACCGGAAACAGAACTACTGGTGGAAAAAGCCATTAAATGGCTGTCAACTTCCCCCGAAAGAAGAACCGTCGCCGACATCGGCACAGGCTCCGGCGCGATCGCCATCGCGATTGCCATGCACGTCCCCGGCGTGCGCATCCTTGCCACCGATATTTCCTATAACGCGCTCAAAGTCGCCAGACACAACGCAGAAAAATTCCACGTCCACCACCGCATTGACTTCCTGCAATGTGACCTGCTCCCGCAGCACATTGACCCGCTCCCCACCGAGAGCCACTTCGACCTGATCTGCGCCAACCTGCCCTATATCCCAACCGAAACCCTACACGGGCTTCCCATCTATGAACAGGAACCGACGCTGGCTCTCGATGGCGGCGCGGACGGTCTCAATGTGGTCCGCCGCCTGCTCCAACTCGCCCCCGACTGGCTTGCGCCGAACGGCATGATGCTTCTTGAGATCGAAGCCACGCAGGGCACAAAAGCCCTCAGCCTCGCCTATGACTCGTTCGAGGAAGTCAGGCTCCAACTTCATCAAGATCTCGCCGGTCATAATCGCATCCTGGAGATCGTCCTGCCATGA
- the tsaD gene encoding tRNA (adenosine(37)-N6)-threonylcarbamoyltransferase complex transferase subunit TsaD, with protein MTELKPARILAIETSCDETACAILENGRVLLSSVVASQMDIHARYGGVFPEVASRQHVLSIMPVVQSALAKAHLTMQDIDAIAVTQGPGLAGSLVVGMNMAKGMALALDKPLVGVNHLEGHVYSAWVYEAGDTVPPEPQFPLMALLVSGGHTELNLMTDHLTYQRLGSTLDDAAGEAFDKVARLLELPYPGGPSVQKAAEEGDPARFSFPRAWLDGTWNFSFSGVKTSVLYEVQELKKRSNGIPVHDLAASFQQAVIDVLFKKTMNAAREFGAKEILVAGGVSANRPLRQTFKSQDEFPVRIPPFSLCTDNAAMIAAAGYYRYALGHVSGLEIDAQPTWALS; from the coding sequence ATGACCGAACTCAAACCCGCCCGCATCCTTGCCATCGAAACCTCCTGTGATGAGACCGCCTGCGCCATTCTTGAAAATGGACGCGTCCTGCTTTCATCCGTTGTTGCCTCGCAAATGGATATCCATGCCCGTTACGGCGGGGTGTTCCCCGAAGTCGCTTCGCGCCAGCATGTGTTGAGCATCATGCCGGTCGTACAGTCCGCGCTGGCGAAGGCACACCTCACCATGCAGGATATCGACGCCATTGCTGTCACACAGGGACCCGGCTTGGCGGGCTCGCTGGTCGTTGGCATGAACATGGCGAAGGGCATGGCGCTCGCGTTGGACAAACCGCTCGTCGGTGTCAATCATCTCGAAGGGCATGTCTATTCGGCGTGGGTGTATGAAGCGGGGGATACCGTCCCGCCTGAGCCGCAATTCCCGTTGATGGCTCTGCTCGTCTCCGGCGGTCATACCGAGCTGAACCTGATGACCGACCACCTGACCTATCAACGCCTCGGTTCCACGCTCGACGACGCAGCGGGGGAAGCGTTCGACAAAGTGGCGCGTCTGCTGGAATTACCCTACCCGGGCGGACCTTCCGTCCAAAAAGCGGCGGAGGAGGGTGACCCAGCCCGCTTCAGCTTCCCCCGTGCCTGGCTCGATGGGACCTGGAACTTTTCCTTCAGTGGAGTAAAAACCTCCGTTCTGTACGAAGTGCAGGAACTGAAAAAACGCAGTAACGGCATTCCCGTCCATGACTTGGCGGCGTCCTTCCAGCAGGCGGTGATCGACGTATTGTTCAAAAAAACGATGAACGCCGCGCGCGAGTTCGGAGCGAAAGAGATCCTTGTGGCGGGCGGAGTTTCTGCCAACCGCCCCCTGAGGCAGACTTTCAAATCACAGGATGAGTTTCCTGTTCGTATTCCCCCGTTCTCCCTTTGCACGGATAATGCCGCCATGATCGCGGCGGCGGGTTATTATCGTTATGCGTTGGGACACGTCTCCGGTCTGGAGATCGATGCCCAGCCGACCTGGGCTCTGTCTTAA
- the prfA gene encoding peptide chain release factor 1: MLDKLLAIEEKFEQLGSELLEVGNDYKRAAEINKERVDLEPLVEKAKEYRQAVKSLEEAKHILFNENDAELIALAKADIDDLEPKIETLEKVIKGMLVPKDPRDDRNVIVEIRAGAGGDEAAIFAADLFRMYTRYAEDKKWKTEILSENAIGVGGYKEVIFEVKGKAYSKLKYESGVHRVQRVPATESQGRIHTSTATVAVMAEVDEVEVDIPESDIEVEVYRSSGAGGQNVQKNSTAVRLYHKPTGMIVTCQDERSQLQNKLRALSILRARLYEIEVAKQQAEEEAKRRSQVGSGDRSEKIRTYNYPQNRVTDHRVGYSSYNLPAVMDGDIDQFIDELYTQDEAGKLAATGIDDDE, from the coding sequence ATGCTCGACAAATTACTGGCAATCGAAGAAAAATTCGAACAACTCGGCAGCGAACTGCTCGAAGTTGGCAATGATTACAAACGCGCCGCCGAGATCAACAAAGAACGCGTTGACCTGGAGCCGTTGGTCGAGAAGGCGAAGGAATATCGTCAGGCTGTGAAAAGCCTGGAGGAAGCAAAGCATATCCTCTTCAACGAAAATGACGCGGAGTTGATCGCACTCGCCAAAGCGGACATCGACGACCTCGAACCGAAGATCGAAACGCTGGAAAAGGTCATCAAAGGCATGCTCGTGCCGAAAGACCCGCGCGATGACAGAAATGTCATTGTGGAAATTCGCGCCGGCGCAGGCGGTGACGAAGCCGCCATCTTCGCCGCTGACCTGTTCCGCATGTACACGCGCTATGCCGAGGATAAAAAGTGGAAGACCGAGATACTCTCTGAAAATGCAATCGGAGTCGGCGGCTACAAGGAAGTCATCTTTGAAGTCAAAGGCAAAGCGTACTCAAAATTGAAATACGAATCGGGTGTGCACCGCGTACAGCGCGTGCCCGCCACCGAGTCACAGGGACGCATCCACACCTCCACTGCCACAGTCGCCGTGATGGCAGAAGTGGATGAAGTCGAAGTGGATATTCCCGAAAGCGACATCGAAGTCGAGGTCTATCGCTCTTCGGGCGCAGGCGGACAGAACGTGCAAAAGAACTCCACCGCCGTACGCCTGTATCACAAGCCCACGGGCATGATCGTCACCTGTCAGGATGAGCGTTCACAATTACAGAACAAACTCCGCGCCTTGAGCATTCTGCGCGCACGCTTGTACGAGATCGAAGTGGCAAAACAGCAAGCCGAAGAGGAAGCCAAGCGCCGTTCACAAGTCGGCTCGGGCGACCGCTCCGAAAAGATCCGCACCTACAACTACCCGCAGAACCGCGTCACCGATCACCGCGTGGGCTATTCCAGTTACAACCTGCCCGCCGTGATGGACGGCGACATCGACCAGTTCATCGACGAACTCTACACCCAGGACGAAGCAGGCAAACTCGCCGCCACTGGCATAGACGACGATGAATAA
- a CDS encoding ABC transporter permease subunit produces MNKKLAFGILSILLVAALAWTLRMRAVSMLPIDFDEDDYMRAGQEYAHLIRTSDWSGFLETNYRPEHPPLAKITYGILFSFYPEAPLVPDISITDAPASSLPDDLLQAGRTQSAVFGTLTTILLAIVNPLGGLLLAVHTFTIKYTSQVMLDALSAFLSLSAILAYAHFRKKNQNGWFIASAILLGLAADSKYLHGTVGLAIVADWLIVNKESVSFKKLKTFLPILGWGVLSLLVFFAFNPYLWADPIGRLQESFNAVTVTTTNANVESAGYPLWQQLNWLTMSVPWHNNPRVFVVMLDALIAFLAIIGFKRMWERHRIFALWLAIDMFILLVWRTKWPQYLLIITAPLCLSAAEGIILIWKQTLEAWRNRQKTRAVYRKTETRRAIPWLVPGLIAFLLLTIFPLIFQFGVSMTDFNSSSIRDGFSGGIGRAIWEGITGQTETSQLEVDGGRSNRVRYTGLGSYPAVFNFITAGRGDGSNILFFNVMWTILSVALQGGLGLAGAMLLWQKGVRLAKFWQALFILPWAIPEMIGAIMWLNVVQREWGWLYLAAQKYGADSIFGALVNGLETSASAWLLIFLIPAVWYGFPFMMLASSVGLKMIPKDVYDASAMDGANPLQTFRFITLPLLMPLLLPAIIVRGIFAFNQFYLFQAFYYPDATLATLSYNIFNPSGGFGASGQFGASAVINIITVLILVVFVAVFNRWSKAGEGVEYA; encoded by the coding sequence ATGAACAAAAAACTTGCCTTCGGAATTTTGTCCATTCTGCTCGTCGCCGCCCTCGCATGGACGCTGCGGATGCGAGCCGTCTCCATGCTGCCGATTGACTTTGACGAAGACGACTACATGCGCGCGGGACAGGAATACGCGCATCTGATCCGGACTTCGGACTGGTCCGGTTTTCTCGAAACGAATTACCGCCCCGAACATCCCCCGCTGGCAAAGATCACCTACGGAATTCTCTTCTCGTTTTATCCAGAAGCCCCTCTCGTCCCGGATATCTCGATCACGGATGCGCCCGCCTCCTCCCTGCCCGACGACCTGTTACAGGCAGGACGCACCCAATCCGCCGTCTTTGGCACGCTGACCACCATCCTGCTCGCCATTGTCAACCCGCTGGGCGGATTATTGCTCGCCGTCCACACGTTCACCATCAAGTACACCAGCCAGGTCATGCTGGATGCGCTTTCCGCGTTCCTGAGCCTGAGCGCGATCCTGGCGTACGCGCACTTCAGGAAGAAAAATCAAAACGGCTGGTTCATCGCTTCGGCAATCCTGCTCGGTCTCGCCGCGGACTCAAAGTACCTGCACGGCACGGTCGGTCTCGCCATCGTCGCGGACTGGCTGATCGTCAATAAAGAATCCGTCTCTTTCAAAAAACTAAAAACGTTTCTGCCCATCCTTGGCTGGGGCGTGTTGTCGCTGCTGGTGTTCTTCGCTTTCAATCCCTATCTCTGGGCTGACCCCATCGGGCGCTTGCAGGAATCCTTCAACGCAGTGACCGTCACCACCACCAACGCGAACGTGGAAAGCGCAGGCTATCCGCTCTGGCAGCAACTCAACTGGCTGACCATGTCCGTGCCGTGGCATAACAATCCGCGTGTGTTCGTCGTCATGCTGGATGCGCTCATCGCGTTCCTTGCAATCATCGGCTTCAAACGCATGTGGGAACGTCACCGCATTTTCGCGCTCTGGCTGGCAATCGATATGTTCATCCTTCTCGTTTGGCGCACGAAATGGCCCCAATACCTGCTGATCATCACCGCGCCGTTGTGCCTCTCCGCCGCGGAAGGGATCATCCTGATCTGGAAACAAACGCTCGAAGCGTGGAGAAATCGTCAGAAAACAAGGGCAGTTTACAGGAAGACAGAGACGCGTCGCGCCATCCCGTGGCTGGTTCCCGGACTTATCGCCTTCCTCCTGCTGACGATCTTCCCGCTCATCTTCCAGTTCGGCGTTTCGATGACGGATTTCAACTCATCCTCCATCCGCGATGGATTCAGCGGCGGAATCGGGCGCGCGATATGGGAAGGCATCACGGGGCAGACCGAAACATCTCAACTGGAAGTGGATGGCGGACGTTCCAATCGAGTGCGCTACACGGGCTTGGGAAGTTACCCGGCTGTGTTCAACTTCATCACAGCGGGACGCGGCGATGGAAGTAATATCCTGTTCTTCAACGTGATGTGGACGATCCTTTCTGTGGCATTGCAGGGCGGGCTGGGACTCGCCGGTGCAATGTTGTTGTGGCAGAAAGGCGTACGGCTGGCGAAATTCTGGCAGGCGCTGTTCATCCTGCCGTGGGCGATCCCCGAAATGATCGGCGCGATCATGTGGCTTAACGTCGTGCAAAGGGAATGGGGCTGGCTGTATCTCGCCGCCCAAAAATACGGCGCGGATTCCATCTTCGGTGCGCTGGTCAACGGACTTGAGACCAGTGCCAGCGCATGGCTGCTTATCTTCCTTATTCCCGCCGTCTGGTACGGTTTCCCGTTCATGATGCTGGCTTCGAGCGTGGGGCTCAAGATGATACCAAAAGATGTGTACGATGCCTCCGCCATGGACGGCGCAAACCCATTGCAGACCTTCCGCTTCATCACCTTGCCGTTGTTGATGCCGCTGCTTCTGCCCGCCATCATCGTACGTGGCATCTTCGCGTTCAACCAGTTCTATCTCTTTCAGGCGTTTTACTATCCTGATGCAACACTCGCCACACTCTCCTATAACATCTTCAACCCATCGGGCGGATTTGGCGCCAGCGGACAGTTCGGCGCATCTGCGGTCATCAATATCATCACGGTGCTGATCCTGGTCGTGTTCGTCGCCGTTTTCAACCGCTGGAGCAAGGCAGGCGAAGGAGTGGAGTATGCGTAA
- a CDS encoding GxxExxY protein translates to MSEIYIVEKELSYVIMKSAFEVHNALGPGFPEAIYEEAMNRELARNGVSLERQKRIKVLYKDEPIGEFILDNIADGRVILEYKAVSEIAKIHEQQALSYLKATGLELAIVINFGAERVQSSRVVYNKDKKARLSPRALLPRKPSK, encoded by the coding sequence ATGTCGGAAATTTACATTGTTGAAAAAGAGTTGTCATACGTAATCATGAAGTCGGCGTTTGAAGTCCATAACGCACTTGGACCAGGTTTTCCCGAGGCGATTTATGAAGAAGCCATGAATCGTGAACTTGCCAGAAATGGTGTGAGTTTAGAGCGGCAAAAGCGCATCAAAGTTCTATATAAGGATGAACCGATTGGCGAGTTTATTCTTGACAATATAGCCGATGGGCGAGTTATCCTGGAATACAAAGCCGTGAGTGAAATTGCAAAAATCCACGAACAACAGGCATTATCCTATTTGAAAGCGACCGGTCTCGAGTTGGCGATTGTTATAAACTTTGGCGCGGAACGTGTGCAGTCCAGCCGTGTCGTTTACAATAAAGACAAAAAGGCGAGACTTTCACCGCGCGCATTACTCCCGCGCAAGCCTTCAAAGTAG